From Bombus huntii isolate Logan2020A chromosome 4, iyBomHunt1.1, whole genome shotgun sequence, one genomic window encodes:
- the LOC126864940 gene encoding dynamin isoform X5, whose protein sequence is MAGNTGMEQLIPIVNKLQDAFTQLGVHMQLDLPQIAVVGGQSAGKSSVLENFVGKDFLPRGSGIVTRRPLILQLINSTTENAEFLHCKGKKFVDFDEVRKEIEAETDRVTGSNKGISNIPINLRVYSPNVLNLTLIDLPGLTKVPIGDQPVDIESQIKAMIFQFIKRENCLILAVTPANTDLANSDALKLAKEVDPQGVRTIGVITKLDLMDDGTDARDILENKLLPLRRGYIGVVNRSQKDIEGRKDIKNALAAERKFFLSHPSYRHLADRLGTPYLQRVLNQQLTNHIRDTLPALRDRLQKQLLALEKDVEQYKHFRPDDPAIKTKAMLQMIQQLQSDFERTIEGSGSAQINTNELSGGAKINRLFHERFPFEIVKMEFDEKELRREIAFAIRNIHGIRVGLFTPDMAFEAIVKKQINRLKEPSLKCVDLVVQELSNVVRICTDRMSRYPRLREETERIITTYVRQREQLCKEQLILLVDCELAYMNTNHEDFIGFANAQQSSENAVKSGRHTLGNQVIRKGYMCIHNLGIMKGGSRDYWFVLTSESISWFKDEEEREKKYMLPLDGLKLRDLEQGFMSRRHLFALFNPEGRNVYKDYKQLELSCETQDDVDSWKASFLRAGVYPEKSTEQANGEGEGGSEAQSSMDPQLERQVETIRNLVDSYMKIVTKTTRDLVPKTIMHLIINNAKDFINGELLAHLYASGDQASMMEESPEEAQKREEMLRMYHACKEALRIIGDVSMATVSTPVPPPVKNDWLASGENPRLSPPSPGGPRRGVTQPPPLSSSRAPPPVPSGGRPAPAIPNRPGPGGPPPARATPGLPPPLIPSRGGGLQQRVTQAATQAAANAAVNELMEAFKIKRPVPNIPPRIPDRPYYGRLN, encoded by the exons ATGGCAGGAAATACGGGTATGGAACAATTAATCCCAATCGTGAACAAGCTCCAGGATGCATTCACTCAACTCGGGGTGCATATGCAACTTGATCTACCACAGATCGCAGTGGTAGGTGGTCAAAGTGCAGGAAAAAGTTCAGTTCTTGAAAATTTTGTTGGAAA GGACTTCTTACCTAGAGGATCTGGTATTGTAACCAGACGACCACTTATCTTGCAACTGATTAATAGTACAACTG AAAATGCTGAATTCTTGCATTGTAAGGGTAAAAAATTTGTGGATTTTGATGAAGTACGGAAGGAAATCGAAGCAGAAACAGACAGAGTTACAGGCAGTAACAAGGGTATTTCTAATATACCAATAAATTTAAGAGTATATTCACCTAATG ttctAAATTTGACATTGATTGATTTGCCTGGCCTCACGAAAGTACCAATTGGAGATCAACCAGTAGACATAGAATCTCAAATTAAAGCTATGATTTTTCAGTTTATCAAAAGAGAAAATTGTCTCATATTGGCAGTAACACCAGCAAATACTGATTTGGCAAATAGTGATGCCCTTAAACTTGCTAAAGAAGTAGATCCTCAAG GTGTTCGTACAATTGGcgttattacaaaattagATCTTATGGATGATGGTACTGATGCAAGAGatattttggaaaataaattattacccCTAAGACGTGGTTATATAGGTGTCGTTAACAGAAGTCAAAAAGACATAGAAGGTcgaaaagatataaaaaatgcTCTAGCAGCAGAGAGGAAATTTTTCTTGAG CCACCCATCTTATCGACACTTGGCAGATAGGTTAGGGACACCATATTTGCAACGCGTTTTAAATCAACAATTAACAAATCATATTAGGGATACTTTACCAGCATTAAGAGACAGATTACAAAAACAGTTGCTTGCACTAGAAAAGGATGTGGAACAGTACAAACATTTCAGACCTGATGATCCTGCCATAAAAACTAAAGCTATGTTACA GATGATACAACAGCTTCAGTCAGATTTTGAAAGAACTATAGAAGGTTCAGGATCTGCACAAATCAATACGAATGAGCTCAGTGGAGGTGCTAAAATAAACAGATTATTCCATGAACGTTTTCCATTTGAAATAGTTAAAATGGAATTTGATGAAAAAGAACTGAGAAGAGAAATTGCTTTTGCTATTAGGAATATTCATG GTATCAGGGTAGGTTTGTTTACTCCTGATATGGCCTTTGAGGCAATAgttaaaaaacaaataaatagaCTCAAAGAACCTAGTCTGAAGTGCGTGGATTTAGTTGTACAAGAACTCAGTAATGTTGTACGCATTTGTACTGACAGG ATGTCACGTTATCCTAGACTGCGAGAAGAAACGGAACGTATTATAACCACTTATGTTAGACAACGAGAACAATTGTGCAAGGAACAGTTAATACTTTTGGTTGATTGTGAACTTGCATATATGAACACAAATCATGAAGATTTTATTGGTTTTGCCAA TGCTCAACAGTCCTCAGAAAATGCTGTTAAATCTGGTCGTCATACATTAGGAAATCAAGTAATACGCAAAGGATACATGTGTATCCACAATCTCGGTATAATGAAAGGTGGTTCAAGAGATTATTGGTTTGTCCTAACGTCAGAGAGTATTTCTTGGTTCAAAGATGAAGAA GAACGTGAGAAGAAGTATATGCTACCTTTAGATGGATTGAAATTGCGTGACTTGGAACAAGGATTCATGTCCCGACGTCATTTGTTTGCTTTATTTAATCCAGAAGGCAGAAATGTTTATAAGGATTACAAACAGCTTGAACTGAGCTGTGAAACTCAAGATGATGTTGATTCATGGAAAGCTTCTTTCCTCAGGGCTGGTGTATATCCCGAAAAATCAACAGAGCAAGCAAATGGTGAAGGAGAG GGTGGATCGGAAGCTCAATCATCAATGGATCCTCAACTTGAACGTCAAGTGGAGACCATTAGAAATCTTGTGGATTCGTACATGAAAATTGTCACAAAAACAACTCGTGATTTGGTTCCAAAGACAATTATGCATTTGATTATAAACAATGCAAAGGATTTCATTAATGGAGAGTTACTGGCACATCTATATGCAAGTGGTGATCAG GCTTCAATGATGGAAGAATCACCCGAAGAAGCACAAAAACGAGAGGAAATGCTACGCATGTATCATGCATGTAAGGAGGCACTTCGTATTATTGGAGATGTTTCGATGGCGACAGTATCTACTCCAGTACCACCACCTGTGAAAAATGATTGGCTAGCATCTGGGGAAAATCCAAG GTTATCACCACCATCTCCTGGTGGGCCAAGACGCGGAGTGACACAGCCACCACCTCTTTCTAGTTCTCGAGCCCCACCTCCGGTTCCGTCTGGTGGTCGACCAGCACCGGCTATTCCTAACCGACCTGGACCTGGTGGACCTCCGCCAGCCCGTGCCACACCTGGCCTACCTCCTCCTCTTATACCATC
- the LOC126864940 gene encoding dynamin isoform X4 — translation MAGNTGMEQLIPIVNKLQDAFTQLGVHMQLDLPQIAVVGGQSAGKSSVLENFVGKDFLPRGSGIVTRRPLILQLINSTTENAEFLHCKGKKFVDFDEVRKEIEAETDRVTGSNKGISNIPINLRVYSPNVLNLTLIDLPGLTKVPIGDQPVDIESQIKAMIFQFIKRENCLILAVTPANTDLANSDALKLAKEVDPQGVRTIGVITKLDLMDDGTDARDILENKLLPLRRGYIGVVNRSQKDIEGRKDIKNALAAERKFFLSHPSYRHLADRLGTPYLQRVLNQQLTNHIRDTLPALRDRLQKQLLALEKDVEQYKHFRPDDPAIKTKAMLQMIQQLQSDFERTIEGSGSAQINTNELSGGAKINRLFHERFPFEIVKMEFDEKELRREIAFAIRNIHGIRVGLFTPDMAFEAIVKKQINRLKEPSLKCVDLVVQELSNVVRICTDRMSRYPRLREETERIITTYVRQREQLCKEQLILLVDCELAYMNTNHEDFIGFANAQQSSENAVKSGRHTLGNQVIRKGYMCIHNLGIMKGGSRDYWFVLTSESISWFKDEEEREKKYMLPLDGLKLRDLEQGFMSRRHLFALFNPEGRNVYKDYKQLELSCETQDDVDSWKASFLRAGVYPEKSTEQANGEGEEGYEGGSEAQSSMDPQLERQVETIRNLVDSYMKIVTKTTRDLVPKTIMHLIINNAKDFINGELLAHLYASGDQASMMEESPEEAQKREEMLRMYHACKEALRIIGDVSMATVSTPVPPPVKNDWLASGENPRLSPPSPGGPRRGVTQPPPLSSSRAPPPVPSGGRPAPAIPNRPGPGGPPPARATPGLPPPLIPSRGGGLQQRVTQAATQAAANAAVNELMEAFKIKRPVPNIPPRIPDRPYYGRLN, via the exons ATGGCAGGAAATACGGGTATGGAACAATTAATCCCAATCGTGAACAAGCTCCAGGATGCATTCACTCAACTCGGGGTGCATATGCAACTTGATCTACCACAGATCGCAGTGGTAGGTGGTCAAAGTGCAGGAAAAAGTTCAGTTCTTGAAAATTTTGTTGGAAA GGACTTCTTACCTAGAGGATCTGGTATTGTAACCAGACGACCACTTATCTTGCAACTGATTAATAGTACAACTG AAAATGCTGAATTCTTGCATTGTAAGGGTAAAAAATTTGTGGATTTTGATGAAGTACGGAAGGAAATCGAAGCAGAAACAGACAGAGTTACAGGCAGTAACAAGGGTATTTCTAATATACCAATAAATTTAAGAGTATATTCACCTAATG ttctAAATTTGACATTGATTGATTTGCCTGGCCTCACGAAAGTACCAATTGGAGATCAACCAGTAGACATAGAATCTCAAATTAAAGCTATGATTTTTCAGTTTATCAAAAGAGAAAATTGTCTCATATTGGCAGTAACACCAGCAAATACTGATTTGGCAAATAGTGATGCCCTTAAACTTGCTAAAGAAGTAGATCCTCAAG GTGTTCGTACAATTGGcgttattacaaaattagATCTTATGGATGATGGTACTGATGCAAGAGatattttggaaaataaattattacccCTAAGACGTGGTTATATAGGTGTCGTTAACAGAAGTCAAAAAGACATAGAAGGTcgaaaagatataaaaaatgcTCTAGCAGCAGAGAGGAAATTTTTCTTGAG CCACCCATCTTATCGACACTTGGCAGATAGGTTAGGGACACCATATTTGCAACGCGTTTTAAATCAACAATTAACAAATCATATTAGGGATACTTTACCAGCATTAAGAGACAGATTACAAAAACAGTTGCTTGCACTAGAAAAGGATGTGGAACAGTACAAACATTTCAGACCTGATGATCCTGCCATAAAAACTAAAGCTATGTTACA GATGATACAACAGCTTCAGTCAGATTTTGAAAGAACTATAGAAGGTTCAGGATCTGCACAAATCAATACGAATGAGCTCAGTGGAGGTGCTAAAATAAACAGATTATTCCATGAACGTTTTCCATTTGAAATAGTTAAAATGGAATTTGATGAAAAAGAACTGAGAAGAGAAATTGCTTTTGCTATTAGGAATATTCATG GTATCAGGGTAGGTTTGTTTACTCCTGATATGGCCTTTGAGGCAATAgttaaaaaacaaataaatagaCTCAAAGAACCTAGTCTGAAGTGCGTGGATTTAGTTGTACAAGAACTCAGTAATGTTGTACGCATTTGTACTGACAGG ATGTCACGTTATCCTAGACTGCGAGAAGAAACGGAACGTATTATAACCACTTATGTTAGACAACGAGAACAATTGTGCAAGGAACAGTTAATACTTTTGGTTGATTGTGAACTTGCATATATGAACACAAATCATGAAGATTTTATTGGTTTTGCCAA TGCTCAACAGTCCTCAGAAAATGCTGTTAAATCTGGTCGTCATACATTAGGAAATCAAGTAATACGCAAAGGATACATGTGTATCCACAATCTCGGTATAATGAAAGGTGGTTCAAGAGATTATTGGTTTGTCCTAACGTCAGAGAGTATTTCTTGGTTCAAAGATGAAGAA GAACGTGAGAAGAAGTATATGCTACCTTTAGATGGATTGAAATTGCGTGACTTGGAACAAGGATTCATGTCCCGACGTCATTTGTTTGCTTTATTTAATCCAGAAGGCAGAAATGTTTATAAGGATTACAAACAGCTTGAACTGAGCTGTGAAACTCAAGATGATGTTGATTCATGGAAAGCTTCTTTCCTCAGGGCTGGTGTATATCCCGAAAAATCAACAGAGCAAGCAAATGGTGAAGGAGAG GAAGGATATGAG GGTGGATCGGAAGCTCAATCATCAATGGATCCTCAACTTGAACGTCAAGTGGAGACCATTAGAAATCTTGTGGATTCGTACATGAAAATTGTCACAAAAACAACTCGTGATTTGGTTCCAAAGACAATTATGCATTTGATTATAAACAATGCAAAGGATTTCATTAATGGAGAGTTACTGGCACATCTATATGCAAGTGGTGATCAG GCTTCAATGATGGAAGAATCACCCGAAGAAGCACAAAAACGAGAGGAAATGCTACGCATGTATCATGCATGTAAGGAGGCACTTCGTATTATTGGAGATGTTTCGATGGCGACAGTATCTACTCCAGTACCACCACCTGTGAAAAATGATTGGCTAGCATCTGGGGAAAATCCAAG GTTATCACCACCATCTCCTGGTGGGCCAAGACGCGGAGTGACACAGCCACCACCTCTTTCTAGTTCTCGAGCCCCACCTCCGGTTCCGTCTGGTGGTCGACCAGCACCGGCTATTCCTAACCGACCTGGACCTGGTGGACCTCCGCCAGCCCGTGCCACACCTGGCCTACCTCCTCCTCTTATACCATC